The DNA segment AATTCAAAGACGTGCTGTTATTTTAAGAGTTTCGACAATTCGAGTCAAATATCGCATGTTAATTATATGTCGTTTACGTGttgtatttaaaatttatgttatgttcatgtttcaatgtttgaattaaatagttttgtttttgtcaccAAATTCTGATCAAATAGTGTTGATGATTGTGTAATCCGCTTATCTATTATATATGATATGATAGTAAGTTTCCGttattgtatgtgtgttaaaTAGATAGCTTATTGGTTTGACTCTTCTGATTTAGCTTTTTTGgatctttatttttgttttatttttttaattgttgacTGTCGTCTCCATCatacatcatcatcgtcttcTGTCTTTGTGTTTGTAGGAGTGTCCATTGTACTCACTTTGCTAGTGCTTGGTGTTACAGTCACTTCGTacgattttctttctttgatggttttctcttttttatattgactagttaaggcccggtaaaatctaccggatgtcctcaaatttcgaatcattttcaaactctacacgtccagtggcaacaaccataactcaTAGGTGTTTGAGTTCTTATTTGTTCTTACAACTGTTTTAACCTTGTAGCTTCCTTGTTGTTACAGTTCTTACTGTACATTGCAGAACCGTTAAATATCGATGAGGCTACTTTTGAGCCATACTGATGTAAATCTTAAGTCTTAAATGCCTCTGTAGATGCAAAAgtataattttttgattattattttttggttattggcgtgattttttttggaaagcatAGCTAAGTAGTAACCCCTACAACGTGTTCATTGAATAACGTATTGATgtgcagtggattaaaaaaGGATCAGTCAGGATAAGTCCGGATCAGTTTTCGTACATATTCGATGTACGACTTGAAAATCAATGAACTCATAAAGAATTGTCTAAACGATAATGGACAGTCATTCcggatccggagtgatccgtaGTGATCCgcagtgatccggagtaatccggactgatccggactcggAGTCGATGAGTTCGAGGGTTTTCCCGTACGCACCaaccgtatagattttgtactggccCACCTAGTGGTACAatcctgtccactcatgagcgacgaatgtttctcgtcgaacgaattcgccggtacggctgaatacCAGCCTATATCCAATACCATGTGTTTTCAATTCggtttgtgtaaacaaaaaatctaagtaACCATTGCCCTCATTACCCGCGGGCTGGCAGTGTTGCATGGAGCAAATCCTTtcgcagcaacgcgcgttgctaagagagctctgctctcaccgctttctctctctcgctgaatgtttactctcacgtcattgtagcgattttcgattttatatatagTGAGATGTTAGCCTTTGTACGCTCCTCTATTTACGATCGATTGTTAAATCTAATCTTGCCGAGTGCATATGACTCTAACCCCCTAGTTTTAAAGCTCTGTGCAGTCAAATGAAAGTCTTATGATTCGAAATAAGAATTGAACTGTCTAAACATTGTCAATAGAGCGTCGTTGTATGAGGCTAAAGTTCAGCTATACTTATTTTTCAGACATCTATGTCTATGAGACATGTCTATGAGTTCTAGCTGGTGCGTAAATGAGAATATTTTTAGCAACTCAAGCGCCTCAATCTCATGTCTCAACAGCTTGGCTACAAACACACTTTGTGCAACTTTTCAGCGATGTTCAAGATATTGCAGCCCAAGCAATAAACATCGCGTGCGGTACTCAGGCATATTTAAATTTCCTCTCCAAGGGAGGCAACAGACCGCGACTCTTATATATTGCCTAGTATATTGCAAGCATGTCATCCCAAAACGCATGTTAAGTTAGAAATATTCGCAAGTTCTTTGCAGTCCATTGTATTGGATATGGACCTTGGAGCTGTTTTTACCTTGAACGTTGAAGAATGACGGTATCGGTTTGGTGATAATCATGTTGATTTCTCGATTTGCATCTTTAATTCCGGATGGGGATTCCCGTATATCGTcttttatcaattttatttctccattttttttaatgattctcATTATATCTTCATCTAAATCTCATTTACCTTTcctttgcattttttatgatCACTCGTATCGAGTCGTGTAATGTAATGTCGAATCCCATTTATTGCCATCACCCTACATGCTACATGCTACATAGACAACATATAGACCATTGTAAGCACAATTTGACTAATTTGTTGTCTAATTTGTCTATCAACACAGTGTCTAGAGTCACTGTCAGTTGCAAAAGTAGATTCTTAATGAAGTAATCATAAGGCaaaagttaaaataataattaattaatatgaCAGTTTTCACGAGCGTAATGTTTAATTAATCAGATAGAATGTTTAGTTATGGCAGTCATAATAAATAGTAGTGGTATCTTTAGAATCACCCGAAaatctttctttaaaaaaatatttcacacttACTTCATTGAATGTACTCAATATTAAACTTAAAACTGAAACAAACAATAGCAAAATACTTACTCGCTATTATGTCTCATATTTACCATTTTCTTCTTGAATCACTTCGAGCGATTTGTTACCGTCTCTCTTCTGCATTACCACAAGGGGCAGTATAATTTCAACGGATTCATATTCATCATTGATtgttcaacaataacaaaaaagcatcGTTACAATTGAAGCGTAAAGTTTGCTTTAGCAACACGAGCCAACAGGGGAGTTTATCTTTTGTCACTCCGTTACTCGCTACCTTTCTCATATCAAGTACTACAGCATTGTAATGTCTAGCACAAGTTAAGGCTTACAATGTTCACGAAAGGAAACtcatgcacacacagacacagacgtGCACGCGCCTGTCAACGTTTTACGTGGTGAGAATTGGGAAGTTAAACAGAGTTTATGAAGCCATTCTATTGTAATTCACCGACAATGAACGACAATCCGCCTGACAGTTGCTTCCTACTGCATTGGTTCAGTTTATAAATTTCCATCGTTGTTAAAAACGAACCCACACCGGATGGTGACGGAAATTGAGAAGGATAAGCAAAATTTGTACGCACATAACTTGCCCACTTAATCTGCAGCcagcgatgatgatgttgatcaTGATGATGGGAATGGTGGCAAGGCAAATGGGACGGCTCGAAGAGTAATCATCCACAAGGCGAGCTTGGAAACGACCGGATAAACAGCATGATAAGGAAAATTGAAAGCAGATTTTTCATCTGTGATAAGAGCACAAATAAAAATCGATGATCATTCGCCGCAGCATGTCTCGGGGAATTGGAAGAATCTTTGTATATGTGGGTCCCACGGCGGACCGCCATTGCGCTACGATTTGCTCGCACAGTTTCGCCGGAACCtgtgtcacatttatgcggtCAGTGTGGGAGTTTGTGTAAGTGGACGCAATGAACATACTGGTCCGTACGGTCGGCGTCCGCTTTGATGGCCAGCGACGGGATGGAACGGAATTTGCGGATTGTATTCCATAATGGTGCGGTGATTTTTGCTCCATCCATAAAATATGCTGCTTTATGTGTGCGTACCCAGCGGTCGGTACAAGCCGGTGGCAGGCAAGCctgaaaatgtatttttgggGCGCATACTCGTTGCGGTTTCGTGGCAGTTCATAAAATCTGGCTAGTAGAGTAACGCTTTCTCCATAAGCTAAATATAAGTATTTCGAAACGCATAatgggttgtttttgttatgtttcataaattcatatttttagGTGATGTTTCAGTTATAAATCAATtgaacaagagaaaaaaaacactaaaactaATATATTCTTGAATCCTATTTGTAAAACGAAAAATATTAGGGacgaaatgtttgtttttacacAAGCACAACCAATTATTTTTAAGAACTTGTTGAACTTGATGTATGTTATGGAATGAATTATTTCGTTTTGTCCCataaataatattatattattcatacaatcaataaaaaatgttttacaaaCTTAGGTACAACTTTGTGCATACTAATATCAGTGCATTGCCTTGGACCTTTCcaggtgttttttgttgtatatcTAGATCTGGACATAAATGTATATACATTGAATCAACTAAACCAAGCATTCTACTTAGTTGGAAGCAGCTGATAGCTAACACACTTGTTCTTTCATTAGAACGTACGATGTTCTGCATCCAAACTATCCAAACTGGATGCACCTGTAGCGCCTGTTTGTTGGTTAGGGATTCCAGGCCAGAATACATATCAaccaaaacataaaatcaacaatCAATGCAAAAGTTTATCTATTTTCCACGGATAATGCTAAATTTAGTGTAACTTTGTTTCATGTCATTTTCATGAACAATAAACCATCATCAGTATAGAAGATACATATATATCTAGATATAATAAATGATGAATAGATATGATTGGAACTGAATCTTTATCGAATATAAGCTGGAAAGGATTTTCAAATGCATGGGCATGGCAAGGTAGATTTACATTTGAATATTTACATACATATAAGAGGCCAGTAAATAATTTCACTAAAAAATATGTTCTCGTTGTACATACctaaatattcataaatactaacaatcaaaaatataattaaattaactcTATTTATAATGTGAGActatgaagtttttttttgtcgaaacATGACTTATCATCGCTATGATTGAATAATTAGTTTCCAAATGCTTGTTGTCAAATTTAGTCAGCGAAAGTAATCGCAATGCGAAATAAGTTCCCTTTTTGAAATACGCTATTTATTGCTAAAATAATTATACCTATGCCAATCCAAACGTACAGATCTTATTTAGCACGTCAATCCTACCTCATTGGCTGCTCACTATAAATCCAAAACCTACGCAACAATCAACTCAATCAATAGAATCGAGGGATTGAAATTGCTTCTGGCTCGCGGTTCACTGCCTCCCCGCACAAACTGTTAACCACGCACCTACGCGCCGCAGGGTGAGACGGTGGCAGTACCTACCAGGcccaaaaattaaattaattaaaactaaCTTTAGCGCCAACAGCGATGGCGGCTGCCCGCGCCTGCTAAATTAATAGCACGTTCGGCACAGCAACGACCCTCGCAAGAATGGGCTGAGGACTACCcgtgtttgaaaatatttgacTAATGGGTCCCGAACAGTCTGGCCAAACCAGCCAGTAAACGGCAGAGGTGCGTTTTAAAACAATGCCGTGATTGATTTCGGTGCCGTTTCACTCCATCCCACCTTCCTTGGAAGGCTATGCTAACCGTTGTTTTGTGGAatctttttaatttatttccaacTTTCCTGGAAACAAGTATTCCCCGCCCGTGCTTGGCAGTTGTGACCGAACACCAAATTAATTGCCGCATGTACACAGTGTACACTCCGAACACTTTCGCGATGACTTTTGTGAATAATCTCCTTTCTTACCAAAGCCATTCATTTACTTTTCCTTCCTTGTTTTTACCCGTCCACACGCAGGATCAGCAACAGGCCAAACATCGACACCGGCGAGAGAACAGCGAAGACGAGAATGGGTACGGACCGGCCACCAACGCAGAAGAATCGGGTCTGGGCGGACCTATCGGAGCACCGGGCCTCAGCGACGACGGCGGGGAGGAAAATTTCATCGCACTAGCACCAGATGAAGCGGATATTTATAACTTCTCCAACATCATGAGCATGACCATGGCGAACGGGCCGCGATCCGGTGGCGGTACCAATGTAAATGAGGCAGATCCATTTAATGAATTTCGCAATACACCACGCCAACGTGACGGTGAGCCCGACCGGCAGCTGTCAGCAAAGGGTGAAAAGGAGCTGCCCGAGCTGACGCTCGACGACGAGAATGGGTTCGGTGAGGGCGCGTTGGGACGGCTCGGTGAAGGGCTAAGAAGTCGCCTCCAGGAGGAAGCGAACGGTGACGACGAGGACGGTGGCAATGGAGGAGAGGTTGAGTCGGAAGATGACAATGCGGTCGAGCGGAGTCGCTTCCTGGCGAAGGATCCGAGGCCCGCCGACGGGCAGGAAGAACGCTCGTCCCGTACCGACACGGATGCGGCACTGCTCAGCAACAGCATCGACTTTTTAAACTCGATCGATGGGGCATACCTTCTTGCTAATGCCGCTAATGCCGGTGACCAGCAAGGGGTAAAGAGTGATGATTTGGCGCGAAAAATTCTGGAAGATAATGGTAAGTGGCTAATCAACGAAGCCTATATTACATATAACATGAAGGATATTctgaaaacaaaatagaaacaaaaatctatCTATCAAAGCCCTACAAAGGtatgatttattcattttccGTGGATTCGCTGTGATCCTCGGCCTCCTTGAATTTGCAGGTAGAATTTAgaatttgacagtttaaaGTTGTCATTTAGaggaaattgatgtatttattgtttaattattttctgaTAGTCATTTCATACACATCTATGAAGATTCCTCAACTACTCAAGCGGAATCAGcgaacattttttaaataaaattcacTATATCATAGATTCTTTGACTTGGGTTATAAGCTTTATATTAACTGATATTCGACATAAGGCTTTTTTGATTTTCATCTTTCATTGGGACTTGTTGTCGGTATCTAGGGGATCGACTGTGCAGCTTACATAGAATAATTAACAAATTAAGCGACTTGGAACTTCTTCGTTAGTGTAAAGACTTGTCAAATGATTGTTCAAAGAAATTTTGATTTCACGTTTTCTTCATTACACTTTTTTCTACACAATTTACCTTAATGTGACACCTTCTCCTTTCCAGACAATAATATCGCAACACGCAAAACAACCGCGAGTCCGGCAGCGGGCACCGATTCGGACAACGGTGAAAACGAACTGTTCGAGCAGATGGAAAAGAAGGCCAAATCGTACCGGCTGAAGCTGTACAAGAAGCACAAGAACTTCAAGCACACTCACCACCACCGGGGCGGGCTGTACCATCAGCCGTACCACAACTTTCACCACGACTACTACCGCCGCAAAATGTTGGAGCGCGAGCGGGAGCGCTGGAAGAAAATGCAGGACCTGAAGCCGGACTACCAGGGCCAGATCAACTACTACGAAAACTCGAACAAGCTCGAAACGAACGACGACATCATGGCGCACCTGAACGGGCACAGCAGTCAGGAGAAGTGGCCCAACTTCGACAAGGTGATGACCTCGCTCAAGACGGAAACGAAACCGGACAACATCCCACCGTACATCAAGAAGTACAACCGGCGCAACAAGCAGCTGATTGATCTGCTCGAGGGCACGATCGCACCGTTGTCCGACTACAGCGTGCACAAGCATCGGGAGCGCAAGTACCATCGTAGGAAAAATCCCCACTGGATGGAGGAGGACCTGTTCGAGGAGCAGCGACCGAATCAGGCGAAGGCCCAGGGCCTGCAGCGCAACTACATCCAGGAAACGATCCAGTCCTCGACGATACACTCAAACGCACTGCCCGGCGAGGGCATCCACATCATCTACGACAAGAAGCACGGCGCCGATCATGAGGACTTTGACGATGGTGGCGGTGCCGGATCGCACCTGCTGTACGGTCGGCCGACCATCgcgagcggtggtggtggtcatcCGGTGGATGGACACCATCCCAACTACAAACTATCCTCCCGGGCCGGCCAGTTTGTGTATCATCGTGTCGCATCGCCCCAACCGGTAGGTGGCGCTGGCTACGGACGGTTGAAGCGTCAGCGTTTGCCGTTCGTAGCGATCACGGATCGGCGACTTAGTGCACCACCGAAACGTCGCACCAGCAGCCATGTCAACAACAATCTACTGAATCACCAGCCGATGCCTTAAGAATCGAGATCTAAAAAACTCTGTCTCCCCTTCACCTAGTCTGCTTACtctgtctatctctctctctctctctaaagttttagttttagtttcaGTTTTAGTTAAATTGCACTACTTTTAGCGcacaaattgtttgaaacaagaaaaagaagcaacagtCGACATAGCAATGTGTCGCATTTAAAAACGGAAATGGTTTGCTCATTCTTTCATTCCTATCATTCAATCATTCATAGTGTTCCAATTTTAAGCTTCTATCCAtatttctctatttctctctctcttatgcCCATCCATTTTCACGTATTTGCTTGTGCTACGACTTTCCCGACTGGCAGCGAGGTTTACGCTGACAGGACGCTCTGGTGCGTCCTCACGGTAGATCGCACCCGGGGTCTTATCATCCGGTTTCTGGCAACTGTTTCTGTTCTCGCCAAAGACTAGGGCTGACGATGAGTTGCTATCGATCGAGTGTGATCGCGCTGGGATGGGGTTTTGGGACGCGGGGGAATGCACCGCACAGCACCACGGACCGCGAACAGATACAGGTCCCATGGACGATGGAAAGGATGGACGGTTTCTGTAACTGCCAGCTCCATCCTTGCGCCGTAAAGTGCGTTGCGAACGGTGACAGACACTGAtacaaaaaccacaaacaaaacaaaacaaaaaagaaagaaaatgcaaataCAAGTAGAAGACGAAGACAATATATATTTACTGAAGAGAGgatgaagaagatgaaaaaccGATAGTGGGAGAAAGGAAATGATGCTCACGGAAGTAAAGTgtcgaatgaaaacaacaacaaaaaatggaaaaattatACGAAGAATCGATataaaagcaaagcaaaaccaaaccaaaagaagaaggataGATACAAACAAATgctaacaaaagaaaatcaatacaaaatgttaaataatggCACTTATGCAATTACCATCCCAAAACTATTCTACAAATTTTGGGAAGAACACAAAAGTAAAACCCAGCGGCAGGTGAAGATCGTTATCAAATAAGGCAAATGGAACATAATCTCATTACACAGCAGCGCAGCGCGGTTGGCTTACCCGTTCGGCGGACGATACCCATTGCTGTTAAGGCAGCTACACTGAACCCAGAGCAAAATCACCACCCTGTTTAACCGCACACCAAGCTAACATATCAAACTGGTGGCGAAAATCACGATTCCAATCGTTGCGAGCAGTTTGCAACATGATCAGAAAGGTGCAAACGTTCACTAGCGGCTCCCTTtcgacacacgcacatgctCAAAAACACACCAATGCAGTTGTTGATTCTCCCCAGGAGGGAAGCTTGAATTTTTCCTTCCACCGGAAGCGGCATCCCACGCACACGGTAGTCTTATAATCTCtaatgcacaaaacaaaagacaaacaaaattatgacaataataataaacattttaaagacGTTTTTTAATAGCGAAGATAACACGACGCGTAGCACCAAGACCAGATGGGATGGGAGATGTGCGGGCAGCTGAATGTATCGTTGGGGATGGtactgcaaacaaaacagcataAATGTCCcccgtttttggtttttttttttttgttcatctttAGTGTTTTATGGTTAGCTTGCCCAGTTCTGTCCAAATTTCCATACACTATTTCCTGGTACGTTTCGTGACAAACGCTTACCAGCCACGTTACAGAACGCGTGGGACGTCGATGATGAAGCGCCGGACAGTGAAATGTTAACGTAAGTTTTCTATGAAAACATATAAGCAATAGAAAATGACAATATCTTATATACTGGCGGAAGGCCAAAGGGACGCGAAAGTGAGCTAAACGGGCTGCCACCACCGACGTAtgaggaaggaaggaaggaaggaaaaaaaaagaagataaaaacaCAATACCGGCGCCATTCGTTCCCAGCATAGGTTTTCTGGagaattaatttaacaaaaataacaactgCACTCTTTCATGTTTCGGTAGGCGAAGCAAGCACATTGTAGTACGTTTAAACCGTTACTGGTTGTGTTGACTGTATCGTTTTATGGTTGATTATGGACTTAATTGAACATTTAGCTCGCGAGTAGAGTAAAGCTAAGAACGGGAAGAAGCGCACGGTCTAGGTTGGGAATGCTTCCGGTAGGGGATGAGGTAAAATTCAAGCCGGCAACTGCTTTCAGACGACAAAACAAACGGCCAGAACCATTGATCGATGTCGATGACTTCACCCGTGCGTGACATCTATCAACCAACGATACCAGCCAACCGCTGTGCCGCTGTGCCGCTGTGTAAGCAACTACGCGTTTAAGATTGAAGCAGCATATATGAGCATAATCTAAATCACACAACCTAAAGCCTAGCTGATACTTCTCACGGCATCGATTCACCAGCTCACCGGTAAAGGAAACATTAAGTGAAAAGTATTTAAAAACCACGCctatatacacatacactcacccacacacacaaacacatgcaaaaCAGAGAAACAAATGCAGCACGATGAGAAGTGGCGGATTTGCTTCAAATAAccgtaaacacacacacacacccaaaagTAGAAGGGAATCTCGAAGGTGGACGTTCCAAAAAAGGGAGGAGAAAGCGGggagtaaaaagaaaacaagttATAGTCAATTTTCTAAGCGGTATGAAGGACACAAAACGGTGAGAATCCCACGTGCCCCAAGTGGGATGGCTTCGGTGTGAAGTAGGCACAATCCGAACCGATATCATCCGGACGCCGAGGCTGACGTCGAACGGGGTCAAATTAAACGGTGGCGATGACTAAATGACACTCTGTATGTATGGGCTAAGGGGTGGAGGGGTTACTGCTGCTCCCTCATAacaacaaagaagaagaaaaaaaccaatacCCTACAAACAAACGGTTAATAGATTTTAAGGCAAATTCCACATACCACAGCcaggtgagtgtgtgagtgtggatgTATAAAACTACTGACAGATACAGAATAAACCAAATCCAGGCCAACACCACAGCCCAGGATGGGAGGGCTAAGCAACCCACCTTCCTGTGGTGGTGGCTGGTGGCTGGGAGGAATGCTCGCTTAATACTGTATATTTTAGCAGGCTCAGTGCGACGCTTATGTCGACTTTATTAGGATAGGTTCTTGCAcaagacacagacacacacacactcgtatgTATGCGTAATACACAGTAATACACAGCAAAACAGAGTAAAAGGTGCATAGCGTTGCACACACGGTTCACGATTGTTTCGCAATCTCACGTACCTATCCCCACGGGGAAGGTAAgacattttttacacttttactcTTACCTTCC comes from the Anopheles coluzzii chromosome 2, AcolN3, whole genome shotgun sequence genome and includes:
- the LOC120949214 gene encoding uncharacterized protein LOC120949214, which codes for MKRLNRPRALVCHLLLAINILTVCCSSSSLGSSSSSSSSSTDVTIAADGSMPSIASITEAKPNPKDQQQAKHRHRRENSEDENGYGPATNAEESGLGGPIGAPGLSDDGGEENFIALAPDEADIYNFSNIMSMTMANGPRSGGGTNVNEADPFNEFRNTPRQRDGEPDRQLSAKGEKELPELTLDDENGFGEGALGRLGEGLRSRLQEEANGDDEDGGNGGEVESEDDNAVERSRFLAKDPRPADGQEERSSRTDTDAALLSNSIDFLNSIDGAYLLANAANAGDQQGVKSDDLARKILEDNDNNIATRKTTASPAAGTDSDNGENELFEQMEKKAKSYRLKLYKKHKNFKHTHHHRGGLYHQPYHNFHHDYYRRKMLERERERWKKMQDLKPDYQGQINYYENSNKLETNDDIMAHLNGHSSQEKWPNFDKVMTSLKTETKPDNIPPYIKKYNRRNKQLIDLLEGTIAPLSDYSVHKHRERKYHRRKNPHWMEEDLFEEQRPNQAKAQGLQRNYIQETIQSSTIHSNALPGEGIHIIYDKKHGADHEDFDDGGGAGSHLLYGRPTIASGGGGHPVDGHHPNYKLSSRAGQFVYHRVASPQPVGGAGYGRLKRQRLPFVAITDRRLSAPPKRRTSSHVNNNLLNHQPMP